The Neodiprion lecontei isolate iyNeoLeco1 chromosome 2, iyNeoLeco1.1, whole genome shotgun sequence genome segment CCGCTGGGTACGTTAATCTTCACGTGACACTGGCGAACCTGACACTGGACATGCTCGCTCAGCTATGTGGCAATTGAGACCACCGTTGAACGGTGATTCATTAACTCCAGAGCATGGGTTAAATTCGGGGAACCCGACATCCGAGTCAGAGACACTTTGTGAGGCTGTTATTTCCTACGTCGGATGGTAAGACCCTCGGTTTCTTTCTCCGCGGGTCAAGAGCAACGACCAACCGCAAAGATGGGGGTCCCTTGAAGACGCGACGCTGTGTCCGGGTTCAGATTTTGTACCTACCAGGACAGATTTCCTCTTTGAACGAAACGGGTTTCCAAAGTGCGTTTCACTCGCGTAGACAGCGCTGATTTTATTACGGGTAGGGTTTCACGGTTTGACAGATAAGATTGCGCGAGGGCTGGACGTCCTTACCGCCTCTTGCGAGCACTCGTTTCGCTGTAATCCGATCACGATTTCGTCAACACCGCGACTACGTCGAAGGAAACCACCGAGCAGTCGCTTGCCGATGTCAACTTCGTTCCCTCGAATACCGGACCTGGAGCTCGGTAGAGACGATTGGGCCTCGAAGCGCCGCCTTCGGTGGGGCTTTTGTCACTGCCGTCACTGGTGCCAGTGCAGCGATCTCCTCGTTGcatggagaaaagaaaaacgacgcGAGCCGAATCCGCCCGAACCAAACGACGCCGCTCTCGGGCACGAGTACCAACGCACTGTAATCGGCAAGCATCGTCATCGCTCAACCGCAGACCCACAGGCCCAGGGTCGCTCGAGTCGCAAGGTTGTCGACTCTGCCCGATCACCCATCGTGTACCGGGTGTCGTTTACCGACTCGGATTCCATATGTCCGCAGGAGTTGGACTGTTCCGCTCCTGCAAGAATCCCGGGTGGGAGTAAAGTGCGAAGATTCCATTCAAGAGACTAGACGACAACCAAAGAGGCAAACATGCGGAGTGTACTTGGGACATGGTTGTTGTTTAAAACAAACAAAGTGAAAACAATAGTTGGGCTGGCGAGCCGAGGTGAAAGGTCCGGATCTTCCAGCCTTCGATCCTGATCGATCCTCTCTGATGGTCAAGGAGCTTGACCAGGGTCGGGGACGTGATGGAAACCGGGATTTCTGGAAGGACGAACCACGGCGAAGATCTTTGGACAGCCGTCTTTGCTCGCAGCTGCCGCAGCGGCATGTCGGAATCCTTTCTCGTCGTTATGTACTACGCCTTAAACAACTTTATCCCAGTGTGACGTTTGCACTGCGAACCATTGTTCTTGCTGCGGCGTTTACTCGCGGCATTAGTTGACTGATTAGTTAGGGTACAACCCTTTAATTTATCAGCAATTAAACCCGCTGCGCttccaatttactttgaaCATATATTCTCTTTTCTCCTGATGCTCTATTcgagataatattttcatgCTCGTTCAGAGTTCCACGCATTATTCGAATCACCTTTTCGTAGGGTGGGCGATAAAAAGTTTCTCACCGCAGGTGAATATGTACGGCTACTTGTAGCAGTCAACCTAATTTTCCATTCTTCTAGCGCGCGACTTTCGCTTGCACGTAAATATTGTACACACGTATTCGTACGTCGggaatttttcggtcaaattTAGCACGACAGTTATCCTTGGTCCGTTATTCGCAGTAAGCAATCGTTGTTCTGTGGTATAAACAACCACGTGTCGGTGATTAATCGTACGGAGGAGTCAAAGAGTTTAAAACAGAAGTTTGCTTACTTTGTTTTCGCGAGtttcgcaaaaatttgaaaagaaaattattttctcgagtgtaatttgaaattcattttctaaatgaatagaaaaagaaaagaaaaacgtgtCGAAGGGGTGGAAAAGTCAAGACGTTCTCTTTGTATTCAAtaaactttattttcattcaaatacgaTCCACATGTAAATTGAATAACGCATTCGCCTGTATTATACAGCTGTGTAACGACTGACGGTTAATTAATCGTTATTTGTTGTATTTAATACATGATTCGTGGGGGTATCTGAAGACGGGGCAAAGTGAATATCCGCGAATATGACGAACATTATTTATTGTGTCACGAATGGTGAAAATTACGCGAATCTGTAATTCGTTCAATAAAACGAGACGATTCCATTTGCCAACTTTCTATGTTATACGGATATATTTTACGAGAAATTCATCTCGCCGAGCCGAATTCATTACCCCAATCGAATCGCGTAATTTATCGAGAGACGAATCATGCGGTAACAAAGTTCGTAATAAAGATTTTCggatttattcaattaatacTAATGTTGCCGTGGTAAAattacaacaaattttttcttttttctcaatcaattAATCGGTAAAATGAAAACGAGCGCGTCTCGACGGAACGAAACATTTATCAAGCAAAGAAACTCGCTCGCATATCGAAGACGCAAGATCAGTTGAGGATTATCGAACAGCGGATTGCCGTTTTATAATCCATGCGTAATGACccgaggtgaaaaaatttggaacaaattttttttacgtatacgTGTTGTGCTGAGAATATGTTAAGTTATTAAATCTGTTCGTCGAATCGATTGCtttaaaatatagaaaaatatttattatatgtgaaaaaatatgcagTTTGCAGtcgttgaattattatatactatttatatattataatattaatagtaATAGCCGAGTGGACAGATCTGCGTCTtcgatgtatgtatatttatatgtactCGTTATATATGTACCTCGTACAGCACAGATAAATACTatatacacatttatatatgcgtatatgtatagtatagcatatataatatatgtatacttaaaTCACaacgcgaaaatttttctttttcattctcttttcttttttctttttttttttttttgtatattcaacTTTTCTTCTGTTCACCTTCGAAACGTAacgtattttaaataatatcatAACTTCAGTTGCGACAATTTATATTACTCTACGTACCTATTACAGTAAGTGATtgtgtattttataattattcatttgaataattattatacagtgTGTAATATTATAGCTGTATTGCAGTCGTCGCAGacggtaattaattaattaatcaattaattaactaGTGAGTCTAATTGTTGAACAATTATCGAAATACACAAATATATCAtgtaaatgtatgtatatatatatatatatatgtgtgtatatatatatatatatatatatatatatatatatatatatatatatatatatatgtatgtataataatgcatGTGTTTATGCATGTATAACTTACCTATAAGGTTAAAACTAATCCACATATCGATTCATTTTACTCGTGTGTGTAATATTATATCATAATACGTGTTATGCATAATATGTTATACATTCAATTTatatgggggaaaaaaaaccgacGAAAAACTATCGCACCGATTCTTTCTCCTCTCGCTTAAGGCGAATTCAATTCTATACCTGTTATAACTAATTATACGCAGTTTTTGGATTCGATGAGCGATTTGTTATAAACGACCCGGTGGCTCGCGGCGAAGGGACGACGCGTTTTTATATGAATTTGCGACTTCTAAATATCTAATCATGTGTtaataagaaagaaattaaaagtaaGAAATTATACTTTTACAAAGATGCAGTTTCGCTGTTGCAGGAAAATTCCTTGTTTAGGGTCGCAAAAAATTATCGGAAATCATACTAGCTCTCGTTTATTTATACAGGGTGGGGCATTTAAAGTGACCAGGGcgattttctcgaaaacgaagcaaaatctcaaaaaaattttcagtcgaGAGCTGTAAGGTTTTGAAATGAATTCGAGTATAAAAGTATAATTACACCATTTTCCCAAAATTGACACTCAATaggatatttcaaaaataagaaaaagatgTCCGTTCGCCACTTTACGcggaataaatttataattttatcaaagcaaagtttcgaaacgATGACCATAAACTTCAATACACTTCGATTCCTTTTTTTCGTTGCGACACCACCGGTTTTTGAAAACAACCGTCTACAACTTTGTGTTTTGACTGATAACTCTTGGTTAGATTTTGAAAGGTAGCATTAAGCATCTAATGCCTGACAGAGTTGTTTACATCACGCAAACCTTAGAGGCATTGTTTTTCCTGCGTGAATCAGAAAGTTAAAATCGAACCAAGAGTTATCAGTCAAAACACAAAGTTGTGAACGAATTTTGTTCGTCGTTGTatctttttcttacttttgAAATATCCTATCGAGTCTCAATTTTAGGAAACTGGCGTGCTTATACTTTTATACTCGAAATTGAAtactcttttcattttcataataaaaaacacaCCATCCCGTTTAAAAAACCAAATCTGACCTTCGTATCTCCGTGGCGCATCCActtgataaaaattcgaaagcgCCATGTTCCGTCCATTTCAAAACCTTACACCTCtcgactgaaattttttttaagattttgcTTCTTTTTCGAGAAAATCACCCTGGTCACTTTAAATGCCCCATCGCGCACCGTGTACATTATACTCGCATCGTCCGTGAAAATCGATCCTCGAGCCTGGAGGGACACAACGTTAACCTTAATTAAATACGTAAGTGGACACGAATTCTAAAATTGCCCGGTATTTTTGTATTGATCGATTTGATCGATCTTATAACGCAATAACGTGTACAGCTTATAAATAGGttcaatgtatattatatggtAATTGGTATTATATAATTCAACAGTAAATATATTATCACATTTAGattgtatattaattttaagacaatattattattattattgttattattatttttcttgttgttcttgttgttgttgttgttgttgttgttaccattattattaaataaatccaTCGAAGGAAGTCGTAGCTGTGgaaacgtataatttataatcaaacgcgtgaaatttactttttttaattacacgaTATCGGGAATTTTGACGTGGAAAATAGGgctgattttaaaattttttcagagtaTCCGACGCAGGGAAAAAATCACACCGTGAGCGATtagaaatatatgtataatagaaCGACATGGAACTATGTACTATACGTTTGTATATCTTAAGAATTCGTTTCCCACACGGTATTTGCTGAGCACACAAGAATCTTATCTCTGCCTGTTATCCTGCTTGCCCATATattcctctctttctcgcaATCTCCGTTTTTCTATTCGCACAAGAATATTCTCGCATAAATGCCAACAATTtacagtgaaaataattcgCCAGCGATTTTCTTCAAAGTATCCAagagtataataattatgcaGCAGCGACTTTTGTTTGCGacgaagaattgaaaaacaaagcGAACGCCCGTTtcgataatatataatatcatcTAAATTTCTAAACTAAAATTTCGCTTTAGCTACaacatgtaataaaaaaacaccaaCATGTAGATTGCATATAATTTCCGTGTCCGTGTTTGAGACTTGCGTTTATATTTAGTGAGAGGCTTACGCTTTACGGCTAAAATTGTAAGTTTCCTTACAGTTGAAAGATCTTTAACAAGCGTTAATTTCGTATTTACATTTGAAGTACATAATACATCTAGGTTAAAACGTTCCTTCGTTGAtttgcttttcttttctttctttttttcttttttttttttttttttttgtcaattttcctTCGATTTTCGGTACGAGCGTAAATACAACAATTCATGTGAAATTATTCTCACAAtacgagcaaaaaaattaccgtaatTGTCACCCGTACACttcaatgaaatataattgtcTTAAAACGTTACATTGGCACGCAAGAAATtccgtataatatataaatatatacacacacacacacacgcgcacacaagtatatatgtatatatgtatattacactCTTAGACGGACTgtgtatttgtatgtattttaatAAGCATAGTCGCGCGAATCGTTAAATACGCAATCATACGTTACAAGTGTGTAAGTTTGTGTGAACGAATGAACAGATCTGAAAACTGTGTACGCATGCCGTAACAATACGTGTATCACACTGGCCGGTGAAAGAAACATAAACATCCtagaaaatatatgtatgtatgtgtactaatattcaataacaataataataataataacgacaataataaatatatgttaCATACATTAAGACAACGTCGAATCTACgctaattattatattatatacatgtataaataatttaccgACGCATATTGCCACACGACAAAAACCGCATCGGATCCGTGATGTGTATTTTAAATACACATCTCAATGCATGTTACAagtgtaataatataattgtcaGAAAATCGCAGCACCGTGTTCGTATGATATAAATTAGACAGATTTGGGCATGCAGATTAAAGTATAATTAAACACATTAAAAATTGACACACATTAATGTATATTACGTAACTCTGTTACGTATTAGCTAAATTTTTACGTTGGTAGTtgcgtatgtatgtatcatattttaatataatataatatcgtacagagaattgaaagaatttgaaaaatagcaCCTTTCCTTATATTGCCAGggttttaatgatttttttttttttttttatctaatataataataataataattggtataattcgtatattgccaatttctttactttctaTACAATTTACGCGCGAATCAGTCTCTTCGAATTGGGTagatttatacatatatcattcttgatatatacgtataacgtcaTTTAGTCtagtaattttgaatataatatatactcgGAGaagcatatatgtatattttttctaaaaaatatcgattcatttgataattttgtaaatatttcgaattttaagaATTTATGTTTCAAATTGATGGGAATCAATGTACGATGTCGCCGAACATTCTTATCGTTAGATGGTGAAACCTGTATCCTTCCATTTTCCAAATATCTTCTACAGCTAGTTTATTAATATATCCTACTTTCACTAATCTCATTTCTTAACCACGTGGTTCGTTTTCTCTGCATTCTCCGCTGGCTCATCGCGattatcatcatacatcatttttcattccgcAAAGCCTGGAATTGTTAATCGGAGGTGAAAATTCGACAATTACTGCATATAATTTTGGGCAGTATTGATAATTTTCgacttataatttatgtttGTTATAAGTCAGTACCTTCGACGTTATTCAACTTTCTTTTATCTCATTTCGTTCCTTATAAACGCATAAAACCCTGGCATATTATCAGTTCTAAGTCTCAGTCTTTGTTACCACCATTTTTAGTATTTCTGCCGCCGAAATTCTTTTCGatatatttctgtttttttttctctcttttttttatcgcttttcaatttttattcatatatcgTCCTTCTTGACTCTTGTCAGTATTTTACTTGTTTAGATTTCAGTCTCCCTCTTATCCAGTCTACGACATCTAGCACCATCTCGCAGCTTTCATATAATAATGactaatatatgtatgtataataatatataatataatcaataatatcgTCCGATCGCGTTACGAATATATCATCGTCACGCGATCCGGAtgcgaataataaaaaattctttacaaatatttacttttactTAGAAgttagtttgaaaatttcttttcccaGCAAAAGTTTCAAGGGTTATTCCATTTCGCTTTTATACTTGTCAATTTGCTTTTATCTTATTCCTatatattttctctctctctctctattcattttcctttattctttcgtttcttctcttctcttctgtTTGTCCGTATTTTTAGCTTACGTTAAGTTATCGACGGTTGCATGCACTTGCTAATTCAATTCTACAAAACACATCGGTAAAAGTAGTTCTTGTCTTTTATTCCCACGGACCAGAGACGCGATTTATGAATCGATTCTTTCGCTTTTGTTCGTATTGGTgaagtttaattttcatctttttataTTGATTGAATGTAAGTTTTAATAACGTGTTATTTAGGCATTCGTAGGTATTGATTATTGGGGATATAGATTTATACCGATGGTACTGTAAATTGTGACAGAAAGgaataaaagttgaaaaaaattgggaagAGAAATTTCGGTGACAGTTTTCAAATATCgtatcttgaaaaaaaaaaatattcaagcaAAACTGTCACGGTTTCGGCACCCAGGAAATTTTGTAAGTGTTctcgtcttttttttccaaattattttttcttaagaATCAACAACGCGTCTCtggttaatttttattacagatcGGCTGTAAAGAATCTACGCCTCGTCATCATTGCACAATATATAATAAGAATTTTAACGATAATTTGAAGTTGTTTAGTTTACTATAGTGACACGTGCTAATAGTTAAACTGCTTATTGACGAAGTTAGGACgtgtaaaattgtatttatacctatatttatattaatgtatattcaTAATTCACTTCTCtcaaatatattatgtataataagagttaaaacaattatattttccaaataaCTTGCACGCGTAAACTCCGccatgcttttttttttttttgtatagtATTAAATACTAGCTCGGCTGGCaaataaattgcaataaaaAGACGACCTCCGTATGTTCAAAAGAATTCTCGTAATCTCGTATTACGAATACTTTGAGCTTAATTTAATGTATGCACGATTCTAGGTACACGTCACTTGTTGTAATTACCACTTTGAATCAATTCATGCAGTTGTTTCTATCATACTCCTCGTGTCATCTCGATAAAATAGCACCCATGTGGGACTCGACTCGGTAGGTATTCGAATCGAGCCAGTTTCTAAGTGATagatgaaggaaaaaaaaaaaaaaaccttaccAGCAGGCGTGAAAAGTTTGAACATTTTAGAGGGTGGGGGTGAAAACTTGGAAGGGTCAATATTTGGAATGACCGATGTGTCGAAGTTTCAaacatgcgaaaataaaaataaggaaagatgaattgttcgaaatctttcgttattttactTTCGAATGTTTGAAACTTCGGTGTATCGGCCATTCCAAATATTCATCCTTCCAAGTTTTTACTTCCACGCATTTTAGAGAGACAACGATTCCACAGGCGCACAAAAAAGCGTCTTGTCCGGCCGATCAGACCACCATACCTGTATATTGGTTGCACATGCTGAATCCCCTAGATTTTGAGCTATATATGGGGTATTCCAATCTAATTTTCGCGTCGAGAAATCTTATAACGTTCGAGGTCGATGAACGAATCTTTCAGGCAGGATTATTCAAAATCTGGGGACGACGGTGCAATTCTTAGATCCGATTTGGATTTAGCGCGTGCAAAAACGTTTAATTACGGTCGTTCACTCCGCCGGACGGGAAACTTTTTTTGTGTGACTACGTTATTCGTATCGGCTCCacctttttttcctccaactAACTCTCTGCGAGAGTATAAACTTATAGATGTAGATAAGACGTGTCTTACACGTGAATCGGTTATCCAGCTTAAAACGCCAGCCGAATATTCTTTGGCGTAAAATAACGCCTGAATCCCGTGAAAAAAGTCGGAAACATATTTCCTCGGTTTAAAGATTTACGCCGAAAGATCACTTCGCCGAGATGTGAGCGACGTGCTCGCCTGTTGCCGATTTTCTTCCTAAGTCGCACTTCCAGAGTTCGAGGCCGGTGAAGAGGCTGGACTTCTCAGATTTTGACCGATTGGCGTGATCTGCAGCATGCCGCGGGGACTGAAGGTGTCGCAGTAGAGGTTTTCCTTCTTGTGAACGCGACGCACGTGGCTTCTCAAATTGTCGCGTCTGGCACTCCGGTAGGCGCAGTGTGGACAAAGGTGCGGCTTCTCCCCGGTGTGCATCCTTCGATGCTGAATGAGCTGAAAGAGGCAACGAGATAGAGAGGGAGAGTTGGAGGTACgtaagaagaggaggaggaagaagaagaagaagaagaacggtccagtcaaaataggtctgaattaaaaatattcgagaTATGGCAACATTTTTGTGTACAGGGGTTTTCGACCTTCGTTAACTGAAGTCTGAAGTCAACTGTGAGCCGCGTAGTCGGCGTTTCGAGAAAACAGgaaaatttgacgattttttgcGTTTTCCTCAAAAACAGCTATCGATAGGTGAAAAATGACTTGACCATCGTGTAGAGTGGAAAATTCTACGTCGAATTATGTTAACATACGTCGGAAACGGAATCGGATTAACAAGTTAGGAGAGaggaaattatttcaccaaaaattagaatttcttttttttttttatttgttaattcgATTCCGTTTCCGACACGTGACGACATAattcgatgtagaattttccgcTCTACACGATGACCGAGTTCTTTCTCATCTATCGACAGCAGTTTTTGAGGAAAACgcaaaaaatcgtcaaattttcCTGTTTTCTCGAGACGCCGGCTATGCGCCTCGAAAATGACATCAGATTCGAGTTTCTGAGGATCGTGAAACCCGCACAGATGCAAAAATGCAGCCgtatcccgaatatttttaactcGGACCTATTTTGACtggatgaagaagaagaagaagaagagaaagaagaggaagagagagtATGGACTTTACCTTCTTAAGCTGCACCGTCCTGAAGATGCATATGTCGCAGCAGAAGTACCGATCGTCGCGGTGCCTCCGCATGTGCCGGCTGAGGTCGACTTCCGAGGTCCGATCGGCCCCGCAAACGGGACAGCTGACCCTTGTCTCGGGCGCGGCGCCCTTGGCATGGGCCCTGAGGTGCTTCTGGAAGGCCTTCTCGATGGTGCAGGCGTAGGAGCACATCGAGCAACGGTATTCCTCCCTCTCGTACCTGGATTGAAAGACCGCGAGTTGCGGtgggggtgagtttcgggCTTCCGGAAGCCTCCAACGCTTCGTAGAAACCTCAAGTACCTGTACCTGACGCGCTGAAGGGCCAGCGAGCGCTTCTTCCCGGTCGGCGACATGCCTTGGGCCACGTGCGCCGCCACGTGGGTCTCCATCTCGCACCGACTTCCGGTCGCGAAGTCGCATCCGGTCGCCGGACACCTCCGAGACTCCCCGGCGTCCAGGGCCGACATTGCCGGATGACAGTCGGCGATGTGCTTTCTCAGCGCTGGCCGCGTGTCCGAAACCGTTTCGCAAGAACCGCAGGAGTAACCGCGACCCGGTCTCGTCAGCTCTCGAGATCTGaagaaggagaggagaggataCTGGTTACGCTGGTTcgctttttaatttttttttttttaaggtgctgctcgaaaaatttgtgacaaacattgaaaaaattactgcCGTCAAACCTGgaggaggtaggaaaatatttataggtCGCTAAcgattattgtaatattttttatttatttttatgtgtaCGCTTTATGAACTTTACTACCTCTTTCAGGTCttgcgacaattttttttttttcagtctttgtcacaaatttttcgagtggcgtcttaaaataaaaaaaaaacgttaataAATGAGCCACCCTAATGTTCGTGTTACGACCGGCGGAGACCCGAACTGTCACTTTTATCTCTTAACCGTAATCTCACACTTCTCATATTGTCCCTCTATATTTGACGTCTCCACGATCTTAGACATAGCCGAAAAGTATCCACTCGGTATCGATGTGGGACCCCCTGCTTCTCGCAGACCTCCTCTGAACATCTCCCGTTTTGATACCTTGACTCACTCAGAACCCTACACTTTGTAAAGACGCGTCTCCAGACCTCATATTCAATTGCAGTCATAGAATTATCttggaattcattttttaaacaaacacCTTTCGACGAACATCGATCGTCATTCCCTACCCTACGAGCAGCCTTCAGGTGTGCCTACTTTCGGTGGGAAGGGACCCATTCGATAGTCCATAACGAACATAACACTGGTGGAAGCGGTGGGATACGAACCGACGCCTCCGGCATCACCAATCATTCGATGTTCTAGCGACTTACTTCTCGGTGCAGGAGGACGAGTCGCTCTCCGATCCGCTCTCGGAAGGTATAGGAGGCACCTCGGAACCCTCCAGAGCAGCCGTCGCCGCCGAGAGTCGTCCCAGCATCGCCGTGTACGCTCCGAGGACCCAGCTGTTCAGGACCGGTGGAACACCCTCTTCCTAAAACCGATCGATGGAGTCATGAGTGATCGGCAGGAACGCCGCAGGGAATCTGCGACCCAGACGAACCTTGTCCAGAAGAAGACACGGCAGCCCGTCCGGGGGCTTTGGGTGAAGATTATTGTTCGCCGAGTGCCGGGATTCGTCGTTACCGCTGCTCACACTTTCCGCATCGCTTTCGTCCCCCGGGTCCTCCGTATTTCTGATCACACGTCGTATGGCCGTCTGGTTTTAAATCGAAACCATTACTGGTCGTTAATCCTCAACGATTTGATACCAACTGCGTTGCGGTAATTATACCTACTTTCTTCTGTTTTCATCCGGGTACGCTCGTATGGAAGAAGACCACCACTGGGGCTTAAGGGGGTGGTACAGgttggacggtctaaaatcgTACCTATTTTTAGGATTCTCTTTTTTAAGGAAAGTAAAAACACTCGGAGCAATCTCAGTttgagggctttattatttatagtttcaagaacattttagaattttttcactgaaattacTAACAAAATGGCGCCAGTTCGCTATTGATATGCGCCATGTCGCcattttgttaataatttcaatgaaaaaattcta includes the following:
- the LOC107216957 gene encoding B-cell CLL/lymphoma 6 member B protein-like, with translation MEYGIWSLHAAGGLWGDPRLARRHPILGPGGPGTPGAAFALNTLRRPVDGIAMPVAASSPAYRAMELVTRTLSRTTEPVQPGGAREPRDNESNIEERRRSDRDDDENSSQTAIRRVIRNTEDPGDESDAESVSSGNDESRHSANNNLHPKPPDGLPCLLLDKEEGVPPVLNSWVLGAYTAMLGRLSAATAALEGSEVPPIPSESGSESDSSSCTEKSRELTRPGRGYSCGSCETVSDTRPALRKHIADCHPAMSALDAGESRRCPATGCDFATGSRCEMETHVAAHVAQGMSPTGKKRSLALQRVRYEREEYRCSMCSYACTIEKAFQKHLRAHAKGAAPETRVSCPVCGADRTSEVDLSRHMRRHRDDRYFCCDICIFRTVQLKKLIQHRRMHTGEKPHLCPHCAYRSARRDNLRSHVRRVHKKENLYCDTFSPRGMLQITPIGQNLRSPASSPASNSGSAT